The Halorussus gelatinilyticus genome contains the following window.
TCTCGCGGAGCGCGACCACCGTCTCGGCGACGCCCTCTGGAATTCGGTCGAACGCGTGGAGGAGGTCGCCCGCGACGACGACCGTCGCGGGCGAGAAGGCGGCCAGCAGGCCGGCCAGTCGGTCGGTTAGGTCGGCGCGCTCGCCCAGCGGGAGTTCGACCGCAGAGGCGGCATCGCGGCCGACGTGGAGGTCGGCGACGACGAGCGCGTCCTCGTTGGGGAGGTAGACCGCCCGGTCGCGGAACTGCGCGTCCATCGGCGCGGTGTTGGGTCCGGCCCGTCTTCCGGGTTGCGGTTGGTAGCGTTCGTCCGGGGTCCGTGTCACCGAGCGCTCTTCGTCGGGCGGCCGGTCACGGCGGGTCGCCGAAGCGGCCGAGAAACGCCTCGCGAGTGCGGACGGCGACGCCCGCGACGCCGTCGCAGTCCCGGAGGTGGGAGTCGTCCGAGACCACGCAGTCGGCGCAGGCCGCGACCGCGCATTCGAGGACGTCGTCGTCGGGGTCCGCCGCGGCGTCGATTTCGACCGCGGGTTCGACCACGCGGGCGACGTCGAGGACGCGCTCGACGGTCTCGGCGCGGCGTCCGGACGGGAGCGGCAGGTGGTCGTAGGCGAGGACTGCCGCGAACTCCCGGAGGAGAGCGGGCGAGACGGCGACTTCGACGTCGCCCGACTCCGCGAGCGCGACGCAGGCTAACGGCTCGTCGGGGAAGGCGAGTTCCCCGACGAGGACGTTGGTGTCGAAGACGACGGTCGGCCGGTTCACGGCGACGGATCCGGGCCGGCGAACGAAAAGCGTCCCGAACCGCGGTCGAGCGACCTCGAACGGGCCTCGTCACCGACCCGACCGCTCGAACGGCCGACCGCCGGGGATTTATGTTCGTCGTGGTGAAACCGGTAGGTATGGCCGACGTTTTGGAGAACAAGCGCGCCGCGACGCGGTTCCGCATCCTCGCCGAGATCGCCGAGCGCCAACCCGCGGTGAGTCAGGGCGAGATTGCAGAGGCGGTCGGCGTGACGAGTCAGGCCGTCAGCGAGTACATCCGGGCGCTGGTCGAGGAGGAACTGGTCGAGAAGGAGGGTCGCTCGCGCTACACCGTCACCAAGGAGGGCGTCGATTGGTTGCTGCAGGAGGCCACGGACGTTCGCCGGTACGCCGACCACGTCACCGACGACGTGCTGGGGAGCGTCCAAGAGGAGGCCGCCATCGCCACCGACGACGTCTCGGAGGGCGAGGCCGTCACGCTCTCGCTGCGCGACGGCTTGCTCCACGCGACGCCCGGCGAGGAGGGTCCCGCGACGGGCGTCGCCACCACCGACGCCGAGGCCGACGGGGACGTTGGCGTGACCGGTTTCGAGGGCATCATCGACTTCGAACCCGGCACGGTCACGGTGTATCAGGTGCCGCCGGTCCGGTCGGGCGGCGCGTCGGCCACCGACGCCCGGACGCTCGCGGGGGCCTGCGAGTCGGCAGACCTCGTGGCCGCGACGGGCGTCGAGGCCGTGGTGGCGCTCCGGCGCGCCGACTGCGACCCCGCGACGACCTTCGCCGCCGGCGAGGTTGCGGCCGAGGCCGCGGGCCGGGGTCTCGACGCGGTGGTGGTCGCCACCGCCGACATCGTGGGACGAGTCACCGACGCGCTACGGGACGGTAACATCGCCTACGAAGTCTCGGAACTCAGTTCCTGACTGGCCCGTCGCGCTGCGCTCCGACCTAACTCACCCGATTCTTCGCCGCGGTGTACGCCTCCCGGACCTGCTGGAACTCCTCGCGGTCGCCGCCGTGGTCCGGGTGAACTTCCTTGACCTTCCGCCGGTAGGCGCGTTTGACCTCGGCGAGCGACGCGCCGTGAGGAACGCCCAGAATGGCGAAGGCTGCCTCGGTGGGGTCCACGCGCTCGTCGTCCTCGTCGCCGGTGATGTCCGGCGTCTCGAACGGCAGGCGGTCGCCCAGATGCATGCCGGGCATCTCGTGTTCCACGAGGACCGCGTAGGTCGGCGACCGCTCGATGCGGAAGTACGCCTGCGCGTCGAAGGTGATGGCGACGTCGCGTTTCGGCAGGTAGAACGCGACGTGCTGGCCCTCCACGAAGTGGTCCTCGGCGAACTCCTCGCCGATGGCCGAGAGGTACTGGCGGATTTCGACGCGGCGTCGGCCCTCGCCCGTGGTGTAGGTCGCGTTCGAGGGCCGGTTCGGGTAGAGGCGCGCCCCTGCGACGAAGATTGCGCCGATGAGGACGCCGACCCCGACCGACAGCCAGAGACCGACGGCCAGCCATTCTGGCAACACGAGAAGGCGTAAGGGCCGTACGATAAAGAATCTCCCGCCGGCCGCTCTACGCCATTTCGGTACGAAACGATGCCAACATTAATGTCCGTCCACTTAGATTGACCGAACGGTATGTCAGGTCGGTACCGGTACTCGGACAAATGACAGTACAGGACCAGACTCCCGATCGCGAGGACAGACTCGACCCCGGCGAGATTCACAACGTCCTCCGGAACGACCGACGTAGACGTGCGATACAGCGGTTGCGAGAGTCCGACGGGCCGATATCGGTCGATGCGCTCGCGGAACACATCGCCGCCGCCGAGACCGGTGAGTCGCCGCCGCCCCGAGACGTGCGCAAGAGCGTCTACGTGTCACTCCACCAGACTCACCTGCCGAAACTCGACGACCTCGGTATCGTCGAGTACGACCAGCGCGACCAGCAACTCGAACTCCGCGACCGGGCCGAACAGGTCGAGGTGTACATGGAGGTCGTCGCCGAGGACGACATCTCGTGGGCGACCTACTATCTCGGAGTAAGTCTACTGGGTCTGGTCACGCTCTCGGCGGTCCGGTTCGACCTTCTTTTCGTCTCGTCGTTCGGTATCGCGTTCTGGTCGTGGTACTTCCTCGCCCTGTTCGCGCTCTCGGCGTCGTATCACGCCTACTCGGAGCGCGACCACCGGCTGTTCGACTCCTGAACGCGATCTCGAAGGAAGAAAAGAGGCCGTTCAGCCGATGTACCGCAGATTCTCGTCGGTCGCCATCCCGGACTGCTGGTTCTCCATCTCCTGAATCTTGTTCGCCACGTCCTCCATGTCGTCGGCGCGTTCTTCGAGCGAGTCGAAGTTGACCTCGAACTCCAGCACCGCTTCGAGGACTTCGAGGACCGCGCGGGCGCTCTTGGGGTCCACGAGGTAGCCGCTGGTCTCACCCATCAGACACGCCGCCCGGAAGCCGCGGCGTTCGCCGAGTCCGAGGAGGAGTCCGCTCGTGCCGACGATGCCGCCTGCAGGTTCGTCCTCGCGGAACTCGACGTCCACGTCTTCCAACTCCTCGACGAACTCCGCGTCGGTGGCCGCGCCCAGCACGTCGTACTCGTCCATGAGTTCGCCGGTGGGGACGCCGCCGAGCGCGTAGACCGTCTCGACGCCGAACTCCTCGGCCACGTCGAGGAACGCGTCGGTCAGTCGGTAGTGGCCGGTGTTGTCGCTGGCTTGGTGTTTGCCGGTCAGCACCAGCAGGTCACGCTCGTCGAGTTCGACCGCGTGAATCTTCGCGCAGGCGAGCCCCGTCGTCCCGTCGTCTTCGACGCTGACCTGGGGCGGGAAGTGTTCGGAGTATATCCGTCGCACCAACTCGCTTTCCTTCTCTTCGAGGAGGTGTTCGGCCGCCAGTTTTCCGACGTGGCCGACGCCCGGCAGGCCCTCGACCAAAACCGGGTCCTGTAGGTCTGGGTCGGCGACAACCTCGATGTCGAGTTCGTCCATGTGGTTTTACTCGCGGGCGCGCTCCTTAAGTGCCCGTCGGTACTCGCCGTGGGGGTCCTCGGGGTTGAACGGTGCGGGCGCGCTGTTGACGGCCTCGGCTCCGCACTCCGGACACGTCGTAGAAAGGGTGTACACCGGTCGCGGGTGTTCGTCGCGCCACGCCGAGCAGACGAAGATGTCGGATTTCATCCCGGCTACTGCTCTTCTTCGGTCTGTCGGTCACGGTGGAACGACCCGGTACCGCCGACCGACTCGATGGCCTTCTCCGCGCGGGCCGCGCTCTCTTTGAGCTGGTCCTCGGCGGTCTTGTAGTTGGGTGCTTGCACCCGGATGCGGTACTCGGGCGCGCCGACGTAGGTGACTTCGAGGTCGATCTCGTCGGGGATGTCGCCGTTCCCTTCGGCGGCCTGTAGCGCCTCTTTGATGTCGTCCACGCCGCCGCTCGACGCGCTCTCGAGGTCCACGTACCCCGTGACCGTGACGTAGGGGACCGAGACGTTCTCGCGGGCGGTGTCCACGATTTGGGTGACCTCCTCGTCGGTGAGGTCGGTGTCCGAGAGCGCCTCGGGACCGTGAATCGCGGCCTGCTCGAAGCCGCCGTAGAGACCGCCGAACTCCGCGAGGAGTTCGTTGGCGACGTGGGCGTACTTGTCGTCGTCCACGTCTTCGCCGAAGGCCAACTCCATCCAGTTGTCGGCCTTCTGCTCGTTCTTCCACTCCTGAATCTTCTCGGAGCGCTGGTGGTCGTTGACGTCTTTGAGCGAGAGGTCGATCTGCTGTGCGCCCGTGTCCACGTCCAGCACTTTGCAGACGACCGTCTGGCCCTCGTTGACGTGGTCGCGGATGTTCTTTATCCATCCGGACGCGACTTCGCTGACGTGGATGAGACCCCGCTTGTCCTCGTACTCCGAGAGGTCTACGAAGACGCCGAAGTCCTCGATTTCGTCTATCTTGCCGACGACGAGTTCGCCGGTGTCGGGCCAGCCGCTGTACTTCATTGAGCTTCCACTGTCTCGTCGGACTCGGTCCGACTACTCGCGGAGCGACGCTCCACGGTCTCGATCACTTCGCCTTCGAACTCGGCGTCGCCGCCGGTCGGCCGGGCGAGGGTCGCGCCGCAGACGGCGCAGGCGACCTCGGTCGCGGCCTTGCCGAAGACGACCTGTTCGTTGTCGCAGTCGGGGCACTGCACCTTGTAGAAGTTTCCTGCCATGGGTTAGTCCTCCAGTTCGAGTCGGCCGGCGCGCCATCCCTCGCGGAGGTGGGCCTTGCCGCACTCGCTGCAGAGGTACTTCAGGTCGGTCTTCTTCGTGGGCTTGTCGCCACCGGGCACTTTGGAGAACCGACCGCGGTTCCCGATACCCTTCGAGCCTTCGCGCTGCTTACGCTGGTCCCACTTCATGCCGGTCGAGCGACCGGTTCGGACCTTCTGGACCTCGTGTTCTTCGTGAGCCTTGCAATGCGGGCAGTACGTATTGAAGCGTCGTGGCATCTGCATAGATATCTACCTTGCCGTGGTGTAGGGCCACGGGGCTTAAAACCCGTTTGGTTCACGGTCGAACCCGAGGGCGGGCGTTCCGTCCCGGCCCACCCGCGGGGCGCGCTCTCCGCTCGACCGACGTCGGGTCGTTCTCGTCCGGAGTTTTACTTTCGCCGCGCGTGGCGCGATTTTAAGTCCGATCCGTGCGAACTATTGGGTAACGACCGTCGTACAGCGGGTGCGTGGTGGTGTGACGACGAGTCCGCCGCGACGGTCGCCGGAGGACACGATGCTAGGCTCTCACTCGAATCGGTTCGGACGATACGGAATGGACGGTCGGGGGGAAGCGACGCGAGCGACGGCACCGACGCGAGCGACGACGCGCGTTCGGGGTGGGTCGCGATGACCGGGGTCGCGAAACTGCTGGCGTCGGTCCCGGCGAGCGCGCCGGTCCAGCGCGTGCGTAACTACCACCTGACGGACCGGGCCGCGAGTCCCCGGCCGCGGGACTTCCTGACCGCGGCCAGACGGACTGACGGCGCGGTCTGTCTCCGGTGGACCGACGCCGCCGGCGAGCGGTTCGTCCGGTACGCCGGTCCCGACTGGGAGTGCGCCGAGTTCGACCGCCACCGCGACCGGAAACGGGTCGAGACCTGCGGGGACGAGCGCGTGCTGGACCTGCTCGGGGACGCTCGCCCCGAACTCGTCGCGGCCGCCGACGTTCCGGGCGTCTTCGCGGAGCGAGACGCGCACGCCGCGCCCGAAACCGGTTTTGGAGTCGGCGAGACTTCGCCGACTCCGGACGCCGTCGCCACCGACGGCGGGTCGGAACCGAACGCCGAGGACGGCCCGCTCACCGCCGAGCGAGTTCGGATCGAGCGATACGCCGACCTGCTGGCCGACCCGGCCGTGGACCGGCACGACGCGGACGCGCTCGCGGCCGCGCTCCCGACTGGACCGCGAGAAGTCGCGTTCGGACTCCCGCTGGTGCTGGCCGAAGAGACCGTCCTCGAATCGGTCGCCGGGAGCGACCGTGTGATCGTCGCCGAACTCGTGCCCGAACGCGAGACCGAGCGGGCCTACTACGTCCGGCAGGACCGGCGCGGGTGCTGGGTCTCGAAGGCCGCGGCGACGGTCTATAAACTCGCCGACGGGGCCACGTTGGACGCGGACCGACCCGAGTCCGCCGAGTCCGCATGACGGTCCAGCATCGCTTCGAGTGCGTCCACTGCGGCCGTCGCGTCCGTGGGACCGGCGAGGACTGCGAAACCGCCCGACAGGACGCCCGCGAAAAAGGTGCGACCCACGTCAACGAGACTCACGAGGACCGACTTGTCCGGGACCCCGACTGGCCCGACGAACTCGCGCCCGACGACCTGCTGGCCGACGATGCGGCGTTCTGTTCGCTTCGAGGCTGGCTCTGCCCGGCCGACGACCTCCTCGTCTGCGACGACTGCGGCTACTACTTCGGTCACGAGTCCCACGGCGAGGACCGCTCGCCGGTCGGCGAGCGGGGACTGGTCTGCGAGACCTGTTACGACCGGCGCGTCCGCGACCGCGACGACTCGGTGTCCGAGGCCATCGACGACTTCTTCCGGTGAAACATAGGTCCTCATACATTTCTCTCCGCAGGTGTTCGTTCCCGGATTTCTTTATATAAAAGAAATAACTAAGTAAATCCATCTCCTCGGTAAATTCGATGTCGATGAATCGGCGCAGCTTCCTCAAGCGTAGCGCGGTAGCCACCACCGGAGTCGCCGCCCTCGTCGGGTCGTCGGGGTCCGCGGCGGCCTACGACGTCCCGCTGATATCGACGCGCGACCACTACAGCGGCACGACGCTCGTCTCGGGCGAGACCAAGTACAGCTACGACACGAACGGTCTCGTCCCCGGCGTCGATACCGGATGCGTCGGCGACCTGACCGTGTTCATCCACGGCTGGGACAAGAAGAGCAGCGAATCCGACGCGGAACAGGCCGCCCGCGACAAGATCAAGCACGCCCGCGACGAACTCACGGCGTCTGGATACGGCGGACAGGTCGTCGGCTACACGTGGGACAACGACGTCGGCGGCGGCGCGGACTACGGCTGGGGCGAGGCCCAAACCGTCGCGCAGAAGAACGGCGTCAAACTCGCGCAGTTCCTCGTGGACTACAAGTACCAGTGCCCGAACTCGACGGTCCGACTCTCCAGCCACTCGCTCGGCGCTCAAGTCCTGCTGAGTTCGCTCCGCTCGCTGAACGGGTCGTGGTTCACCGACAACGGCTACAAGGTCCACTCGACGCACCTTCTCGGAGCGGCGCAGGACAACGAAGCACCTACGCAGGAGACCACCGACACCTACAACGCCATCCGCGACGTGGTCACGGGCGCGTTCAACTACCACAGCCACGAGGACGACACGCTCCAGTGGATTTACAACAGCATCGAGTTCGACCAAGCCCTCGGCGAGACGGGCTACGAGGACGGCAACACGCCCGCGCCGAACTACACCGAGTTCGACGCCACCTCGCAGGTCGGTAACAACCACTCGACGTACATGAAGAACTGCGCCGCCGAGATCGTCTCGCACATGGAGAACGCCGCCTCCTACGGGTGAGCGAGTGCGCGTCCGAGACCGTTCCCGAAGCGCTTAAACGCGCTCCTTCCGAATCGCCGGGCATGAAGCGACTCATCATCCACGGGAATCCCGGCATCCGGAAGAATGCCATCATCGACTACGACGGTGACGAAGTCGTCTGCTTCGCCATCAGTCGGCAGGGCGACTGGCACGGCCCGGACGAACCCCAACTGTGGTGCGTCATCGGCTCGGAGGACGAGCGCGAGGACTTCGAGAAGCGCAACTACGTGCCCCACTGGCTCGACACCGAGTCCGTGGACGCCGAGGCCATCGACGTCATCAAGCGCGCCGACGACATCGCCGTCTCGTAGTTTTTCCGTTCGATTTCCGAGTTCAGGCTTCTACTGCCTCCGCGGAGTCGTCTCGCGGCCGGTAGTCCAGCTTCCGCATCGTCTCGGTCAGCGAGAGGTAGCGGTCGTCGTTCCGCGAGACGGCGTGTGCGACGACGGGCGACTCCGGGAGGTCGGCGTCCACCGCGCGCTCGACCACTTCCCGGCAGTCGCCGGGACTCAGCCACATCGCGCGAGCGAACCGCTTCGCCTCCTCACTCTCGTCGCCCGTCTGCGTCTCGCGCAGTTCGTCCTCGTCCATCAGCCAGCCGATGCGGAGGTTCACGACTTCGAGACCGTGGCGGTCGGCGTAGAAGTCCCCGAGAGATTCGGCGGCGACCTTGCTGACGCCGTAGTAGGAGTCCGGGCGCGTGGGGTCGTCGGGGCGGACTGTCCGGGCGTCTTCGCGCAGCGACTCCGGCTCCGCGGGGTCGGCGGCGTTGTGCATCTGGACCGCGTGATTCGAGGACGCGAAGACCACCCTGTCGAGGTCGTTCTCGCGGGCGGCCTCGTAGGCGTTGTAGGTTCCGCCGACGTTGGGTCCGAAGACGCTCTCCCAGTCGGCGTCTGGAGAGGGGTTCCCCGCGAGGTGGACCAGCGCGTCCTGCCCCGCCAGCGCCTCGGCGAAGGCCTCGCGGTCGGTCACGTCGAGGGTCGGCCCTTCCAACTCGTCGTGGTCTCGGTGGGTGATGGGCGTCACGTCGTGGCCGCACAGCGCCAGTAGCGCCTCGCGGCCGACCCTGCCAGCGGCACCGGTGATTGCGACGTTCATGTCGAGGGTACCACGACGACCCAGAAATAGGTGGTCGCCGACGCGGGACCGGCGAGCGGAGGCGTCCGTCGGTCAGTCGTCCGCGGGCGTGGCGACGTGTTCGGGCGCGGGTTCCATCGTGAACATCGCGGCGAAGACGACCGCCGAGACGACGATGAACGCCGCCGCGGTCCAGAACGCGACGAGGACCGAGGTCGCGTCCCAGATGGCCCCGACCAGCACCGGGCCGCCGACCTGTCCGACCTTCCACGCGATGGAGCGAAGCGAGAGGCTCGACCCCACCGCGTCGAAGTGTTCGCCCTCCTCGACGAACAGCGCCATGCTCGCGGGAAGCCGGAGGCTGTCGGCGACGCCGAGAATCGCGTAGGCCGCGAAGAGGACGAAGAACGCGCCGGGGAGTGCCAGCGACCGCCCGAACGCCGAGAGCGTCATCTCCGAGACGTAGCCGTCGGCGTACTTGGCGAGCGGGATGAGCGCGGTGCCGACGGCGTAGACGAGCGCGCCCGCGAGGATGAAGCGGTACTTCTCGCCGACGCGGTCGGTCAGGTCGCCGACCTTCCCCTGCGTGAGCGACTTCGTCAACTTCCCGCCCGCCATGATGCCGCCGATGACGAAGGCGTTGATGCCGAACTCGGTCCGGGCGAAGATGGGCAGGAAGATGATGACCGCCATCTTCCCCACGCTGAACGACCCCCTGAAGAACACGAGGGCCTTGATAGCCCGGCGTCCCATCAGGTCCGAGAGGGTCTCGTATCCGGAGGCCTCCTCGGGGTCGGCGCGGCCGCCGGGGTTGTCCCGGAGGAACGCGAACACCGAGAGGAACGCGCCGATAGTGATGACCGACAGGACCGCGTAGGTCACCTCGAAGTCGTAGAGGAACAGGAGCAGGCCGCCGAACACGTCGCCGAGCAAGCTAGAGAACGCGCCGACCTGATTGTACGTGCCTATCCAGAGGCCGCGCGACTCGTCGGGGCTGATTTCGCCGACGACGGTGGTGCCGGTCAGCCAGAGGATGCTCGCCGAGAACCCCTGCACGACCCGGAGCAGGATGACGTGTTCCACGCTGGAGACGAACGCGAACCCGACGAACACGACGACGTTGAGCGCCAGCCCCGCCATGAGGAACTTCTTGGAGTCCCGCAGGTCCACGTACCGACCGAGCGGCAGGACGATGAGCAACTGGACCGCCGCGAACGCGGTGCCGAACAGTCCCTCGACCGTGCCGGAGGTCCCGAACATGTCGGCGTACAGCGCCAGCGCGATTAGAATCGTAGAGTAGGCCTGACTCCGGGCGAACGCGGTGCTGGCGAGCGCCACGAACTCGCGGTTCCCGAAGAGGCGGAGCGACCCGCCGCTCGTCTCTCCCACAGTTACGATTCGAAATAGCTAGGTCCCCGGTAATAAGTTCACGGCTCCCGGAAAGAGACGCGGGTTCGACGCGCTCGCTCCGCGCATCGAACCGCCAGACGGCGCGACATTCGACCGAGTTCGGCGGGCGCTCGTCCGTGTCCGTCGCTACCGGCCGTAACGTCACGAAAAACGAAACTCGGTTCCGGAATCCGAAGTCCTCAGTCGTCGAGGTCTTCGACGGCGTCGGCGATGCGCTGGAGCTGTCGGGTCGCGTCCCGAACCTCGTCGCGGAGCTGTCGGACCTCGCGGACGAGTTCCTCGTTGCCGCCGGACTCGCTCTCGCCGGGTCGGCCGCCGGGACCGGCACCGCCCGGTCCGGCACCAGCGCCGGGGCCGCCGCCCATCATGCCGCTCATCATCTGCGCGAACGGGTTGCCGCCGCCGCCGGGAGCGCCGCCCATGCCGCCGGGGCCGCCGCCCATCATCTCTTCCATCTTCTCGCGTCGGTCCTCGTCGCCTTCGCCCTCGCCTTCCTCGGCGCGCTTCTCTCGAATCTCCTCGACGCGCTCGCGGAAGGACTTCTCTTCTCCGTCCTCGCCCTCGGATTCGGTTTCGTCAGGTGCGTTCTCGTTGGATTCGTCGTCTGCCATGACTCGGGATTCGGGGTGGAGGTGGAAAAACGTGGTGTCTCGGGAAGGCGGCAGTTTTCGGTCGCGGAGGTTCGGCCGGCTTCAGACCGGTCACGACCGCTTCGACTTCCCGCTCGGCTCCGACTTCCGTAGCGACCGACAGGCGTCTGACGCAACGTTTACTTGTTCGCGTGCAATTGTCCGCCCATGACAAGCCTCGCGGAGGCCTACGAGGAGAACGTCGGCGAGGTCGGGAACGTCCGACTCCTCTACCTCGGGGTCGGTCTGTTCGCCGCGGGGGCGCTGCTCGTCGTCCTCGGCATCCTCGTCGCCACGACGAGTCTACACGCGACCCTCGGCCTCGGCGTGCTGGGTGCCCGAGAGGTCGCGGGCGTCCTCGCGGGACTCGGCGTCCCCGCCGTGTTCGTCGGCATCTTCAGCGTCCTGCCGGCGAGCGAGCGCGTCCGGGCCGCGGCCGCCATCGGCGCGGGCGTCTCGATACTCGGCGTCGCGCTGTTCACCTACGCCTATCCGAGACACTGGGCGGGCTACAACCGACAGTTGACGCTCCCGGTCGTCGCCGTCTACTTCTTCGGCGTACTGGTCACGTTCGGCTGTCTGTTCGTCGCCGTGGTCAACTTCAAGACGCGAAACGACCCCGGCGGTACCGTCACGCTCGAAGTCGCTCACGAGGGCGAGGTCCGGACCGTCGAGGTCCGGAAGGGCGAACTGGACGAGTTCGAGGACATCGAGAACCTGAACGCGCTCCAGACGGAACTCGCCGACTCGGCCGCCGGCGACCCGGAGAACGACCCCGACCCCGTCTCTACCGACCCGAGCGAGACCGGTCTCGGCGGCGTCGCGTTCATGGGCGCGACGCCCGACGGCGAGACCCCGACACAGACCAACCAGCCGAGCGGTCGGTCGGCGACGGGCGCGTCGGGCCGCGGCGCGCGTCCGACCAGCGACGGCGGGACCACCGCGAACGACATCCGGTCACCGCTGGACGACGCCGACGCCCCGACCCGGACGCAGGGCACCACCGACGCCTACTGCGGCAACTGCCAGTACTTCAAGTACGTCCGGACCAACGAGGGGATGAAGCCCCACTGCGGTTTCTACGGCCGCGAGATGGACGACATGGACGCCTGCGAGGAGTGGCAGCCGAACGGCTGACCCGTCGGTGACCGCGAACGTGTTCGGCGGAGCGTATTTTCTGCTGGAGCGACGACGGTCCCGTATGCCCGAATTCAGCGTGAATCGACTCGGCGTCCTCGGGACACTGGGCGTCCTCGGCGCGTGGGCGAACGAACCGGCGCTGTTCGCGCTGTTCGCTTCCGACCGGACGATACGCCTCCCGACCGCCGAGTAGTCCCCGCCTCAGAGGTCTCGAAGCGTCGCCTCGACCGACTCCCAGTGACTTCCCTCCCAGAAGTGCTGCCCGCAGTCCGGACACCGCCAGACTCGAATCTCGGCGGAGTCCGGCGCGTACTCCGGCGTCGAGTCGGCTTCGCGGACCGCGACCAACGCGCCGTTGCACTCCGCGCACCGCGACGGCTCCGAGAGTTCGAGCGCGAACTCCTCCTCGGCCAGTTCCCGCAACTGGTCGGTCACCGACTTCGACGCGAGGAGCAAGCCGTCCGCGCGCTCGGCCAGTTGCACGTCTCGCGTGACGAGCAGGCGGCCCTCCTCGCGCGCTATCTCGACCAACTTCTCGTCGGCCTCGACTCCCCTGTCGAGCGCGTACGCCGCGTCGTAGCCGCACATCCGGAGGTACGTCGTCAGCTTGCCGAGCATCACGTCGAGCAGGAGCGGGGCGTCGGCGGGTGCGCGACGCGACGCGGACCCGCCCGCTGACGGCGGCCGGTCG
Protein-coding sequences here:
- a CDS encoding putative toxin-antitoxin system toxin component, PIN family, which codes for MNRPTVVFDTNVLVGELAFPDEPLACVALAESGDVEVAVSPALLREFAAVLAYDHLPLPSGRRAETVERVLDVARVVEPAVEIDAAADPDDDVLECAVAACADCVVSDDSHLRDCDGVAGVAVRTREAFLGRFGDPP
- a CDS encoding DUF7839 domain-containing protein yields the protein MADVLENKRAATRFRILAEIAERQPAVSQGEIAEAVGVTSQAVSEYIRALVEEELVEKEGRSRYTVTKEGVDWLLQEATDVRRYADHVTDDVLGSVQEEAAIATDDVSEGEAVTLSLRDGLLHATPGEEGPATGVATTDAEADGDVGVTGFEGIIDFEPGTVTVYQVPPVRSGGASATDARTLAGACESADLVAATGVEAVVALRRADCDPATTFAAGEVAAEAAGRGLDAVVVATADIVGRVTDALRDGNIAYEVSELSS
- a CDS encoding J domain-containing protein, coding for MPEWLAVGLWLSVGVGVLIGAIFVAGARLYPNRPSNATYTTGEGRRRVEIRQYLSAIGEEFAEDHFVEGQHVAFYLPKRDVAITFDAQAYFRIERSPTYAVLVEHEMPGMHLGDRLPFETPDITGDEDDERVDPTEAAFAILGVPHGASLAEVKRAYRRKVKEVHPDHGGDREEFQQVREAYTAAKNRVS
- a CDS encoding DUF7344 domain-containing protein, translating into MTVQDQTPDREDRLDPGEIHNVLRNDRRRRAIQRLRESDGPISVDALAEHIAAAETGESPPPRDVRKSVYVSLHQTHLPKLDDLGIVEYDQRDQQLELRDRAEQVEVYMEVVAEDDISWATYYLGVSLLGLVTLSAVRFDLLFVSSFGIAFWSWYFLALFALSASYHAYSERDHRLFDS
- a CDS encoding proteasome assembly chaperone family protein, producing MDELDIEVVADPDLQDPVLVEGLPGVGHVGKLAAEHLLEEKESELVRRIYSEHFPPQVSVEDDGTTGLACAKIHAVELDERDLLVLTGKHQASDNTGHYRLTDAFLDVAEEFGVETVYALGGVPTGELMDEYDVLGAATDAEFVEELEDVDVEFREDEPAGGIVGTSGLLLGLGERRGFRAACLMGETSGYLVDPKSARAVLEVLEAVLEFEVNFDSLEERADDMEDVANKIQEMENQQSGMATDENLRYIG
- a CDS encoding RNA-protein complex protein Nop10, giving the protein MKSDIFVCSAWRDEHPRPVYTLSTTCPECGAEAVNSAPAPFNPEDPHGEYRRALKERARE
- a CDS encoding translation initiation factor IF-2 subunit alpha, whose translation is MKYSGWPDTGELVVGKIDEIEDFGVFVDLSEYEDKRGLIHVSEVASGWIKNIRDHVNEGQTVVCKVLDVDTGAQQIDLSLKDVNDHQRSEKIQEWKNEQKADNWMELAFGEDVDDDKYAHVANELLAEFGGLYGGFEQAAIHGPEALSDTDLTDEEVTQIVDTARENVSVPYVTVTGYVDLESASSGGVDDIKEALQAAEGNGDIPDEIDLEVTYVGAPEYRIRVQAPNYKTAEDQLKESAARAEKAIESVGGTGSFHRDRQTEEEQ
- a CDS encoding 30S ribosomal protein S27e — protein: MAGNFYKVQCPDCDNEQVVFGKAATEVACAVCGATLARPTGGDAEFEGEVIETVERRSASSRTESDETVEAQ
- a CDS encoding 50S ribosomal protein L44e; this translates as MQMPRRFNTYCPHCKAHEEHEVQKVRTGRSTGMKWDQRKQREGSKGIGNRGRFSKVPGGDKPTKKTDLKYLCSECGKAHLREGWRAGRLELED
- a CDS encoding twin-arginine translocation signal domain-containing protein, whose amino-acid sequence is MSMNRRSFLKRSAVATTGVAALVGSSGSAAAYDVPLISTRDHYSGTTLVSGETKYSYDTNGLVPGVDTGCVGDLTVFIHGWDKKSSESDAEQAARDKIKHARDELTASGYGGQVVGYTWDNDVGGGADYGWGEAQTVAQKNGVKLAQFLVDYKYQCPNSTVRLSSHSLGAQVLLSSLRSLNGSWFTDNGYKVHSTHLLGAAQDNEAPTQETTDTYNAIRDVVTGAFNYHSHEDDTLQWIYNSIEFDQALGETGYEDGNTPAPNYTEFDATSQVGNNHSTYMKNCAAEIVSHMENAASYG
- a CDS encoding HAH_0734 family protein, giving the protein MKRLIIHGNPGIRKNAIIDYDGDEVVCFAISRQGDWHGPDEPQLWCVIGSEDEREDFEKRNYVPHWLDTESVDAEAIDVIKRADDIAVS
- a CDS encoding NAD-dependent epimerase/dehydratase family protein is translated as MNVAITGAAGRVGREALLALCGHDVTPITHRDHDELEGPTLDVTDREAFAEALAGQDALVHLAGNPSPDADWESVFGPNVGGTYNAYEAARENDLDRVVFASSNHAVQMHNAADPAEPESLREDARTVRPDDPTRPDSYYGVSKVAAESLGDFYADRHGLEVVNLRIGWLMDEDELRETQTGDESEEAKRFARAMWLSPGDCREVVERAVDADLPESPVVAHAVSRNDDRYLSLTETMRKLDYRPRDDSAEAVEA